TTTCTTGAATGTTAGTTATCGTTTTTAGTTAATGAAGTAATAAACTAGATAAAATAAATTCATATATGAAAATTCTACAGAAAGTATTTTATATGTTGATTGCGGTTTTAGCTTTGGCTTCTTGTGACCGCGATTATGATGCTCCTCCTTTGAATGAGCCAAAGTATGACGGGCCGAAAGCTAATATTACGATTGCTTCATTGAAGCAGCAGTTCGCGGCTGCAACTCAAGATTTGCCGTCTATTATTACTACAGACCTGATATTGAAAGCTTATGTTTCTGCTAATGATGAATCCGGCAATATTTATAAACAGATTTATTTGCAGGATGCGACAGGCGCTATTCCTATTCTTGCTGACTTTAACGGTGTTTTTGGTTTATATAGAGTAGGGCAGGAAGTGTATGTCAACTTAAAAGGCTTATGTATTTCGGTTTATGGGGATGAACAGCAAATCGGTATTCCTACAGGTTATCTTTACCGATTGCTGAAAACAGATTTTCAGGAGCATGTGCTGTTGAATGGTTGGCCGGACAAATCAAAAGTGGAACCTAAAGTAATAACAAATATTAGTTTGGCCAATGAAAATGTAGCCGAAATGACTTTTAGACTTGTTCGTTTGGAAGGGGTCTACTTTGTAAATGGTGGAAAAGATATTTTTGCTCCAAGTACAGGGTATGGAACTCAAACATTGAAAGATTCATATGGTAATTCTGTTGATGTGCGTACAAGCAACTATGCTGATTTTGCATCAGAAACTCTGCCTATTGGTAAAGGTACAGTGATTGCTATTTTAGGTCGGTTCAGAGGTGCTTGGCAGGTGACTATACCTACAGGAAACGATTACTTTGATTTTGATGAAATTGTCCCGGGGGAAGGTACTGATCCTGATCCCGAACCGGGTGGCGAAACTGTCTTGTTTAAAGAAACATTTGGAACTCCTGCCAAGGTTTCCGGCAATTGGCCTTTCCTTAAGGATTATACTGGTTTTGATAATGCGGCGTCAATGTTTGAAGATGCATCAGGAAAGGTTTCTGTACGTAATGTGAATAATCTTGGCAATCTCTGGTACCCTACAGGATCGGATATAAATGTTACTGTAAAAGGAATTAACGCGAAGGGTGCTCAGACTGCTACTTTAACTTATAAGGTTGGTTCTAATGTAGTGCTTTTTGAGGGGGAGACAGGACCTAAAGTGATGAATTTGAATGCATTGAAAGTTAGATGTAATGGTGTAGATTTAGCGGTGCCGAGCAAAGAAGTTTCTAGTGCAAATAATGAAGGTAATTTACCATTTGAGATGACTATTGAAAATGTTGCAGTTTCGGATAATACGGTTTTAGAATTCTATACAACTTCGGCTGTCAATACTTATGGGCTACGATTATTTGAAATTAAATTGGCTACGACCTCCGGCGGCAGTGGCAGTGGTGAAATAGTACCTGATTAATAATGTATAATGTAAGATTTGATGAATAAAAGATTTATTCTATTAGCTTTATTAATAGTGTTTACACTAACCCAGTCGGTTGCTCAAACCAGACTGGGCGTGTATGCTGCAGGATTCTATAATCTGGAGAATCTGTTTGATACGGAAGACGACCCGAATAACCCCGGTGATGATGAATTCCTGCCGAATGGTCCATATTCCTGGACTCCTGAGAAGTACCATCAAAAGTTAAGTAATATAGCGAAAGTGATTGCTAAACTTGCGAGGGAGAAGTGTCCGGGTGGTCCGGCTATCCTCGGTGTGTCAGAAGTAGAGAACCGCCGGGTATTGGAAGATTTGGTGAAAACAGAACCGCTTGCTTCTATGGGATACGAGATTGTGCATTATGATTCACCGGATCGCCGGGGAATAGATGTTGCCTGTTTATATAATCCCAGACTGTTTACTCTGCTTTCATCTAAGGCATATCCTTTTTTCATGCCTTCCAAGCCGAATTACCGTTCGCGTGACCAGCTATTAGTAAGTGGGTTGTTGGCGGGAGAGTCCTTTCATATGATTGTAAACCATTGGCCGTCCCGTTACGGTGGTGACCGCTCATCCATTTATAGAGAAGCTGCCGCCGCTATAACCAAACATATTGCGGACTCCATTCATGCGGCTGACCCTCAAGCGAAAGTTTTGATTGTTGGTGATATGAATGATGACCCTTCTGACAAAAGTACGAAAGAAGTATTGAAAGCCCGCCGTAAAGCTGCGGATACAGAACCGGATGGGTACTTCAATGCTACGTGGCCGTTATTTGACAAGGGAATCGGATCACTTTGCTACCAAGACAAATGGAACTTGTATGACCAATTGATTATATCAGGAAACTTGTTAGGCAAAGACCTCTCTACTTTGAAATTCTGGAAAGCGGAAATCTTTAACCGTGATTTCCTGACAACACAAGAGGGAAAACGCAAAGGATACCCGTGGCGTACTTTTTCCAGTAATACTTTTATAAATGGATATAGTGACCACTTCCCGGCATTGATTTATTTTGTGAAAGAAATACGTTAATAGTATTCTTATTATATTGTAAATGCATAGATTTGAATAACTTGGTGTTGTTTGAATCTATGCATTTGTTTTTTATGCATTTGAAATGCGAAGGTATAGCAATCATAACTAGCGCGAAGCCGAGAAAACAC
The DNA window shown above is from Bacteroides faecium and carries:
- a CDS encoding DUF5689 domain-containing protein is translated as MKILQKVFYMLIAVLALASCDRDYDAPPLNEPKYDGPKANITIASLKQQFAAATQDLPSIITTDLILKAYVSANDESGNIYKQIYLQDATGAIPILADFNGVFGLYRVGQEVYVNLKGLCISVYGDEQQIGIPTGYLYRLLKTDFQEHVLLNGWPDKSKVEPKVITNISLANENVAEMTFRLVRLEGVYFVNGGKDIFAPSTGYGTQTLKDSYGNSVDVRTSNYADFASETLPIGKGTVIAILGRFRGAWQVTIPTGNDYFDFDEIVPGEGTDPDPEPGGETVLFKETFGTPAKVSGNWPFLKDYTGFDNAASMFEDASGKVSVRNVNNLGNLWYPTGSDINVTVKGINAKGAQTATLTYKVGSNVVLFEGETGPKVMNLNALKVRCNGVDLAVPSKEVSSANNEGNLPFEMTIENVAVSDNTVLEFYTTSAVNTYGLRLFEIKLATTSGGSGSGEIVPD
- a CDS encoding endonuclease/exonuclease/phosphatase family protein, with the translated sequence MNKRFILLALLIVFTLTQSVAQTRLGVYAAGFYNLENLFDTEDDPNNPGDDEFLPNGPYSWTPEKYHQKLSNIAKVIAKLAREKCPGGPAILGVSEVENRRVLEDLVKTEPLASMGYEIVHYDSPDRRGIDVACLYNPRLFTLLSSKAYPFFMPSKPNYRSRDQLLVSGLLAGESFHMIVNHWPSRYGGDRSSIYREAAAAITKHIADSIHAADPQAKVLIVGDMNDDPSDKSTKEVLKARRKAADTEPDGYFNATWPLFDKGIGSLCYQDKWNLYDQLIISGNLLGKDLSTLKFWKAEIFNRDFLTTQEGKRKGYPWRTFSSNTFINGYSDHFPALIYFVKEIR